A stretch of Candidatus Tanganyikabacteria bacterium DNA encodes these proteins:
- a CDS encoding methionine adenosyltransferase — translation MGLSEESERPIRVSPLGGPPVEAQALEIVERKGIGHPDTICDGVAEAVAAALTREYRRRCGAVRHFNADKSLLVAGSVEHRFGGGTMLEPMRLVLGDRATRECAGKRIPVEDIARKAAIAWLGRNLPLVRPDHVAIEVALKPASPELAELFATSRDVLPANDTSAAVGYAPLTPVEKLVLALEGHLNGDDFKRRFPETGQDVKIMAIRTGRALDLTVAMPLLERDIPSEAAYFHKKREILAAIREGAAAGWHGPARVGFNTLDAEGTGIGGTYLSLLGTSAEDGDSGQVGRGNRVNGVISLNRPAPAEAAPGKNALSHPGKVYNLLAHRLAAEILGKVPGLREVYVWLCSEIGRPLDRPQVAAVQVRLARGARLADVSEPAAAIVVAALADLPLFVEELAAGEISVY, via the coding sequence ATGGGCCTGTCCGAGGAGTCCGAGCGGCCGATCCGGGTGTCGCCGCTGGGAGGGCCGCCCGTGGAAGCGCAGGCGCTCGAGATCGTCGAACGCAAGGGCATCGGCCATCCGGACACCATCTGCGACGGCGTGGCCGAGGCCGTCGCGGCGGCGCTGACGCGGGAGTACCGGCGGCGCTGCGGCGCGGTGCGCCACTTCAACGCGGACAAGAGCCTGCTCGTCGCGGGGAGCGTGGAGCACCGCTTCGGCGGCGGTACCATGCTCGAACCCATGCGCCTGGTGCTGGGCGATCGCGCGACGCGGGAGTGTGCCGGCAAGCGCATTCCGGTCGAGGACATCGCGCGGAAAGCCGCAATCGCGTGGCTGGGCCGCAACCTGCCCCTGGTGCGGCCCGATCACGTCGCCATCGAGGTGGCGCTCAAGCCCGCCTCGCCCGAACTGGCCGAACTGTTCGCGACCTCCCGGGACGTCCTGCCGGCCAACGACACCTCCGCGGCGGTCGGCTACGCGCCCCTCACGCCGGTCGAGAAGCTGGTCCTGGCCCTGGAAGGCCACCTCAACGGGGACGACTTCAAGCGCCGCTTCCCGGAAACCGGCCAGGACGTCAAGATCATGGCCATCCGGACCGGGCGCGCCCTCGACCTCACGGTGGCCATGCCGCTACTGGAACGAGACATTCCCTCGGAGGCCGCCTACTTCCACAAGAAGCGGGAAATCCTGGCCGCCATTCGCGAGGGCGCGGCGGCCGGCTGGCACGGGCCGGCGCGCGTCGGTTTCAACACCCTGGATGCCGAAGGGACCGGGATCGGCGGCACGTACCTGTCCCTGCTGGGCACCTCGGCCGAGGACGGCGACTCGGGGCAGGTGGGGCGCGGCAACCGGGTCAACGGCGTGATCTCGCTCAACCGGCCGGCGCCCGCCGAGGCCGCGCCGGGCAAGAATGCCCTCTCTCACCCGGGCAAGGTCTACAACCTTCTCGCGCATCGCCTGGCGGCGGAGATCCTGGGGAAGGTGCCGGGGTTGCGCGAGGTCTACGTCTGGCTCTGCTCCGAAATAGGCCGGCCGCTGGATCGCCCGCAGGTCGCGGCCGTGCAGGTCCGCCTGGCCCGCGGCGCCCGCTTGGCGGACGTGTCGGAACCCGCGGCCGCCATCGTCGTGGCCGCACTGGCCGATCTGCCTCTCTTCGTCGAGGAACTGGCGGCGGGGGAGATTTCGGTCTACTGA